The following coding sequences are from one Microbulbifer sp. TB1203 window:
- a CDS encoding class I SAM-dependent DNA methyltransferase, translating to MSPASAPIISKVWSFCTTLRDDGVGYGDYLEQLTYLIFLKMADEYARPPYEREVGIPKKYAWTTLKNKKGAELEVHYVELLMALGKKKGLLGQVFTKAQNKIQDPAKLARLIEMIDSTQWLVMGADVKGDIYEGLLERNAEDTKSGAGQYFTPRALIRAMVECVRPEPGKTIADPACGTGGFFLAAYDFLVENHKLDRKQKAFLKHDTFAGNEIVANTRRLCLMNMFLHNIGEIDGEGAVSPNDALVAPPSDTVDYVLANPPFGKKSSMSFTNEEGEQETDDLTYNRQDFWATTSNKQLNFVQHIRAMLKTTGRAAVVVPDNVLFEGGAGETVRRKLLETTDLHTILRLPTGIFYAHGVKANVLFFDNREASPKPWTKKVWFYDYRTNIHHTLKKKPLRFEHLEDFIKCYKPENRNRRRATWHPEKNPEGRWRSFSYDELIARDKASLDVFWLKDKSLTDLDNLPEPNELAEEIIENLEAGLNSFREVLGQLQGGEVVPPQLRGHLRARAIRNSGNSW from the coding sequence ATGAGCCCAGCAAGTGCCCCAATCATTTCCAAAGTCTGGAGTTTCTGCACCACGTTGCGCGACGATGGTGTGGGCTATGGAGACTATCTGGAGCAGCTCACTTACCTGATCTTCCTGAAAATGGCGGATGAGTACGCCAGACCACCCTACGAGCGAGAGGTGGGCATACCGAAGAAGTACGCCTGGACAACCCTGAAGAACAAGAAGGGCGCCGAGCTGGAGGTGCATTACGTCGAGTTGCTGATGGCGCTGGGTAAAAAGAAGGGGCTGCTGGGGCAGGTGTTCACCAAGGCCCAGAACAAGATACAGGACCCGGCCAAGCTGGCTCGGTTGATCGAGATGATCGACAGCACCCAGTGGCTGGTGATGGGGGCCGATGTCAAAGGCGATATCTACGAAGGGCTGTTGGAGCGCAATGCCGAGGATACCAAGTCCGGCGCCGGGCAGTACTTCACGCCCCGCGCCCTGATCCGGGCCATGGTGGAATGCGTGCGCCCGGAGCCGGGCAAGACCATTGCCGACCCGGCCTGCGGCACTGGTGGTTTCTTCCTGGCCGCTTATGATTTCCTGGTGGAAAACCACAAGCTGGACAGGAAGCAGAAGGCCTTTCTCAAGCACGACACCTTTGCCGGTAACGAGATTGTCGCCAATACCCGCCGCCTGTGCCTGATGAACATGTTCCTGCATAACATCGGCGAGATCGACGGCGAGGGCGCGGTATCGCCCAACGATGCCCTTGTGGCGCCGCCATCCGATACGGTGGACTATGTGCTGGCCAATCCTCCGTTCGGCAAGAAAAGCTCCATGAGTTTTACCAACGAGGAAGGCGAGCAGGAAACCGACGACCTCACCTATAACCGCCAGGACTTCTGGGCCACCACTTCAAACAAGCAGCTCAATTTCGTGCAGCATATTCGCGCCATGCTGAAAACCACCGGCAGGGCCGCGGTGGTTGTTCCGGATAATGTGTTATTCGAGGGTGGTGCCGGTGAGACCGTTCGCCGCAAGTTGCTGGAAACCACCGACCTGCACACTATCCTGCGCCTGCCCACCGGTATCTTCTATGCCCATGGGGTCAAAGCCAATGTGCTGTTCTTCGATAATCGCGAGGCCAGCCCCAAGCCGTGGACGAAGAAGGTATGGTTCTACGACTACCGTACCAATATTCATCACACCTTGAAGAAAAAGCCGCTGCGCTTTGAGCACTTGGAGGATTTCATCAAGTGCTATAAGCCGGAGAACCGCAACCGGCGCAGGGCGACCTGGCACCCGGAGAAAAATCCCGAAGGGCGCTGGCGCAGCTTCAGCTATGACGAGTTGATCGCCCGCGACAAGGCGAGCCTGGATGTTTTCTGGCTGAAGGACAAGAGCCTGACCGACCTCGACAACCTGCCGGAACCGAATGAGCTGGCGGAGGAGATCATTGAGAACCTGGAGGCGGGGCTCAACAGTTTTCGGGAGGTTTTGGGGCAGTTGCAGGGGGGAGAAGTGGTGCCCCCTCAATTAAGGGGGCACTTAAGGGCTAGAGCGATTCGTAACTCGGGTAATTCTTGGTGA
- a CDS encoding RpiB/LacA/LacB family sugar-phosphate isomerase yields the protein MKIALMNEFSQAAKNPIVLEQLNNVAAEQGHQVFNVGMDGDNDHRLTYIHLGIMAGLLLNSKAVDFVISGCGTGQGALMSLNAHPGVVCGYCIDPSDAYLFAQINNGNALSLAFAKGFGWGAELNCRYIFEKAFTGEKGQGYPPERKESQVQNAGILNGVKAAMCKDYMEGLRALDQELVKTAVTGERFQACFFEYAQDQALQDYVRSLLDG from the coding sequence ATGAAAATCGCACTGATGAACGAGTTCAGCCAGGCGGCGAAGAACCCTATTGTGCTGGAACAGCTGAACAACGTGGCCGCGGAACAGGGCCATCAGGTTTTCAATGTAGGTATGGATGGTGACAACGACCACCGCCTCACTTACATTCACCTGGGCATCATGGCGGGCCTGCTGCTCAACTCCAAAGCCGTGGATTTTGTTATCAGCGGTTGCGGCACCGGCCAGGGCGCGCTTATGTCCCTCAACGCCCACCCGGGAGTAGTCTGCGGCTACTGCATCGACCCCTCCGACGCCTACCTGTTCGCCCAGATCAACAACGGCAATGCCCTGTCACTGGCCTTCGCCAAGGGCTTCGGTTGGGGCGCTGAGCTGAACTGCCGCTACATCTTCGAAAAAGCCTTCACCGGCGAGAAGGGCCAGGGCTACCCGCCGGAGCGCAAAGAGAGCCAGGTGCAGAACGCCGGCATCCTGAACGGCGTCAAGGCGGCCATGTGCAAGGACTACATGGAAGGCCTCAGGGCGCTGGATCAGGAGCTGGTCAAAACCGCCGTTACCGGCGAGCGCTTCCAGGCCTGTTTTTTTGAGTACGCGCAGGATCAGGCGTTGCAAGACTACGTGCGCAGCTTGCTGGACGGCTGA
- a CDS encoding folate-binding protein gives MDQRQWQDFLSSEGAIWEDVDTPNPAAHFPATEADLHLVDLSPLGTVSVEGPDSQKFLQGQLTCDLVTLPDNHSTLGAHCNPKGRMISAFSALKLSHSEFFLRLPRDLAPIARDTLGKYAVFFKTELQDIGDRVRWLGLQGRNAPARASELLGLDDLTEGELRIFDCGGERAIAQVVSDQQVALLVPTQESANLWQRLTASADPAGYCHWLQQQIAAGIPQLHAETSEMFIPQMTNLHLLGGVSFKKGCYTGQEVVARMQYRGAAKRRLYRARCTSGEIPAPGLEIYGESEQSIGNLVVACRSEHGTELLAVLTIGKVATGEELRLADGRELEILELPYDAEADPLA, from the coding sequence ATGGATCAACGTCAGTGGCAGGATTTTCTCAGTTCCGAAGGCGCCATCTGGGAGGATGTCGATACCCCCAATCCCGCTGCCCACTTCCCCGCCACCGAGGCAGACCTCCACCTGGTGGATCTGAGCCCCCTCGGCACCGTCTCCGTCGAGGGCCCGGACAGCCAGAAATTTCTCCAGGGCCAGCTCACCTGCGATCTGGTCACCCTGCCGGACAACCACAGCACTCTCGGCGCCCACTGCAACCCCAAGGGCCGCATGATCAGCGCCTTCAGCGCACTGAAACTGTCCCACAGCGAATTTTTCCTCCGCCTGCCCCGGGATCTGGCGCCTATCGCCCGCGACACCCTGGGCAAATACGCCGTCTTCTTCAAAACCGAACTGCAGGATATCGGCGACCGGGTCCGCTGGCTGGGACTGCAGGGACGGAATGCGCCCGCCCGCGCGTCGGAACTGCTGGGTCTGGACGACCTGACGGAGGGTGAACTGCGGATATTCGACTGCGGCGGTGAGCGCGCCATCGCCCAGGTGGTGAGCGATCAACAGGTCGCCCTGCTGGTACCGACACAGGAATCCGCAAATCTCTGGCAACGCCTGACGGCGTCGGCCGATCCGGCGGGCTACTGCCACTGGCTGCAACAACAAATAGCCGCGGGCATCCCCCAACTGCACGCCGAAACCAGCGAAATGTTTATCCCTCAGATGACCAATCTGCATCTCCTCGGCGGCGTAAGCTTCAAAAAAGGCTGCTACACCGGCCAGGAAGTGGTGGCGCGGATGCAATACCGCGGCGCCGCCAAGCGCCGCCTCTATCGCGCCCGCTGCACCTCCGGGGAAATCCCCGCCCCGGGGCTGGAAATCTATGGCGAAAGCGAACAGAGCATCGGCAATCTGGTGGTGGCCTGCCGCAGCGAACACGGCACCGAGCTGCTGGCGGTACTCACCATCGGCAAGGTCGCCACCGGCGAGGAATTGCGGCTGGCGGATGGGCGGGAGCTGGAGATCCTGGAATTGCCTTACGATGCGGAGGCGGACCCGTTGGCGTAG
- a CDS encoding succinate dehydrogenase assembly factor 2, which translates to MDRNRLFWASRRGMLELDLVLLPFLDNVYDTLDETDQRRYQQLLECEDQDLFSWFLRREDPDDPELQRIVQVIRDNTGLQQ; encoded by the coding sequence ATGGATCGCAACCGCCTGTTTTGGGCTAGCCGTCGCGGTATGCTGGAGTTGGATCTGGTGCTGCTGCCGTTTCTGGATAATGTCTACGATACCCTGGACGAGACCGACCAGCGGCGCTATCAGCAGTTGCTGGAGTGCGAGGATCAGGACCTGTTCTCCTGGTTCCTGCGCCGCGAGGACCCGGATGATCCGGAGCTGCAGCGCATCGTGCAGGTGATCCGTGACAACACCGGATTACAGCAGTAG
- a CDS encoding protein YgfX, translating into MTTPDYSSSYPAYLERSARLTCAVAPSRFLFVLLLLTAAQALLLLWWCRLPWFLLLPAALLVLAYTAFEWRGLRRVRGLLSTRERRWFWLQEDGVEREVEFSGELVLWSWLIVINGCDPRGRRLRLVLAWDSLDADDWRRLLVALRYSR; encoded by the coding sequence GTGACAACACCGGATTACAGCAGTAGTTATCCCGCTTATCTCGAAAGAAGCGCCCGGCTCACCTGCGCCGTGGCGCCCTCCCGCTTCCTGTTTGTCCTTCTGTTGCTGACTGCCGCACAGGCGTTGCTGCTGTTGTGGTGGTGTCGTTTGCCCTGGTTTCTGTTGTTGCCGGCGGCCCTGCTGGTGCTGGCCTATACGGCGTTTGAGTGGCGGGGACTGCGGCGTGTGCGGGGGCTGCTGAGCACCCGCGAGCGGCGCTGGTTCTGGCTGCAGGAAGACGGCGTCGAGCGGGAGGTCGAATTTTCCGGCGAGCTGGTGCTCTGGTCCTGGCTGATCGTGATCAACGGATGCGACCCGCGCGGGCGGCGGCTGCGGCTGGTGCTGGCGTGGGACTCTCTGGATGCCGATGACTGGCGGCGGTTGCTGGTGGCGCTGCGGTATTCGCGGTGA
- the nadB gene encoding L-aspartate oxidase: protein MSEQANYDVLVIGSGAAGLTLALHLAARHRVALLSKQRLRDGSTWFAQGGIAAVLDEMDSVESHIADTLDAGAGLCHPDAVRLTVENSAAAIQWLIDQGVDFTRERGDYHLTKEGGHSHRRIIHSADATGRAVHSTLIDRVRAAENIDCFEHHIALDLIRQPDPQKGRFRCAGCYVYNKQSEEVELFQGRAVVLATGGASKAYLYTSNPDGASGDGIAMAWRAGCRVANMEFNQFHPTCLYHPKAKAMLVTEALRGEGAQLKLPDGSRFMHHFDPRGELAPRDIVARAIDHEMKRLGADCLYLDISHKDGSFVREHFPTVYNNCLQYGIDMTREPIPVVPAAHYTCGGVMVDQFGRTDLDQLYAIGETTFTGLHGANRLASNSLLECLVYARAAALHIDGVLDSVQPPRPAPAWDASRVTDSDEDVVISHNWDELRRFMWDYVGIVRTRKRLLRAEHRVRLLQQEIREFYANYRITSDLIELRNLALVSELIIRSALERRESRGLHYSLDYPQLRELAMDTILVPENFADQRQFV from the coding sequence ATGAGCGAACAGGCAAACTACGACGTACTGGTGATTGGCAGCGGCGCCGCGGGCCTCACCCTGGCTCTGCACCTGGCGGCGCGCCACCGCGTGGCCCTGCTGTCCAAACAGCGTCTGCGGGACGGCTCCACCTGGTTCGCCCAGGGCGGCATCGCCGCGGTACTGGACGAGATGGACTCGGTGGAGTCACATATCGCTGACACCTTAGACGCAGGCGCCGGACTCTGCCACCCGGACGCGGTGCGTCTCACGGTGGAAAACAGCGCGGCGGCGATCCAGTGGCTGATCGACCAGGGAGTCGACTTCACCCGCGAGCGCGGCGACTACCACCTCACCAAGGAGGGCGGGCACAGCCACCGGCGCATCATCCACAGCGCCGACGCCACCGGCCGCGCGGTGCACAGCACCCTGATCGACAGAGTGCGCGCGGCGGAGAATATCGACTGCTTCGAACACCATATCGCTCTCGACCTGATCCGCCAGCCGGACCCGCAGAAGGGCCGCTTCCGCTGCGCCGGGTGCTACGTGTACAACAAGCAGAGTGAAGAGGTGGAGCTGTTCCAGGGCCGAGCCGTGGTGCTGGCCACCGGCGGCGCCAGCAAGGCCTATCTCTATACCAGCAATCCGGACGGCGCCAGCGGTGACGGCATCGCCATGGCCTGGCGCGCCGGCTGCCGGGTGGCGAACATGGAGTTCAATCAGTTCCACCCCACCTGCCTCTACCACCCCAAAGCCAAGGCGATGCTGGTGACCGAAGCCCTGCGCGGCGAAGGTGCACAGCTCAAGCTGCCCGATGGCAGCCGCTTTATGCACCACTTCGATCCCCGCGGCGAGCTGGCGCCGCGGGATATCGTCGCGCGCGCCATCGACCACGAAATGAAGCGCCTGGGGGCCGACTGCCTCTACCTGGATATCTCGCACAAGGACGGGAGCTTCGTGCGCGAACACTTCCCCACGGTGTACAACAACTGTCTGCAGTATGGCATCGACATGACCCGGGAGCCGATTCCGGTGGTACCCGCCGCCCACTACACTTGCGGCGGGGTGATGGTGGACCAGTTCGGGCGCACCGACCTGGACCAGCTCTACGCCATCGGCGAAACCACCTTCACCGGCCTGCACGGCGCCAACCGCCTGGCCAGCAACTCACTGCTGGAATGCCTGGTGTACGCCCGCGCCGCGGCGCTGCATATCGACGGTGTACTCGACTCGGTGCAGCCGCCCCGCCCGGCGCCGGCCTGGGACGCCTCGCGGGTTACCGACTCGGACGAGGATGTGGTGATCTCCCACAACTGGGACGAGCTGCGCCGCTTTATGTGGGACTATGTGGGTATTGTGCGCACCCGCAAGCGCCTGCTGCGCGCCGAGCACCGGGTGAGGCTGCTGCAGCAGGAGATCCGCGAGTTCTACGCCAACTACCGGATCACCAGCGACTTGATCGAGCTGCGCAACCTGGCCCTGGTCTCCGAGCTGATCATCCGCTCGGCGCTGGAGCGCCGCGAGAGCCGCGGACTGCACTACTCCCTCGACTATCCTCAGCTGCGCGAGCTGGCGATGGACACCATCCTGGTGCCGGAGAACTTTGCCGACCAGCGGCAGTTTGTCTGA
- the rpoE gene encoding RNA polymerase sigma factor RpoE: MTAQQASPSDRQLVERVQKGDKRAFDLLVLKYQHKILAVVSRFIKDHSEVQDVTQEAFIKAYRALANFRGESAFYTWMYRIAINTAKNHLVSRSRRPPSSDVDLDDAEYYSGADLLRDNDTPESELFRDELEAAVHGAIRALPEDLRSAVTLREMEGLSYEEIAEVMNCPVGTVRSRIFRAREAIDRTVQAVLAGEPETLGDRG; the protein is encoded by the coding sequence ATGACAGCGCAACAGGCGTCGCCGAGTGACCGCCAGTTGGTGGAGCGGGTACAGAAAGGGGACAAGCGCGCCTTCGACCTGCTGGTGCTGAAATACCAGCACAAGATACTCGCGGTAGTGAGCCGCTTTATCAAGGATCACAGCGAAGTGCAGGACGTCACCCAGGAGGCCTTTATCAAGGCCTACCGCGCCCTGGCCAACTTCCGTGGCGAGAGTGCCTTCTACACCTGGATGTACCGAATCGCCATCAACACCGCGAAGAACCACCTGGTGTCCCGCAGCCGCCGCCCGCCATCCTCAGATGTGGACCTGGATGACGCCGAATACTACTCCGGCGCCGACCTGCTGCGGGACAACGACACCCCGGAGAGCGAGCTGTTTCGCGACGAACTGGAAGCCGCGGTGCACGGGGCCATCCGCGCGCTGCCGGAGGACCTGCGCTCGGCGGTGACCCTGCGCGAGATGGAGGGGCTCAGTTACGAGGAGATCGCGGAGGTGATGAACTGCCCGGTGGGCACGGTGCGCTCGCGCATTTTCCGCGCCCGTGAGGCCATAGACCGCACGGTACAGGCGGTGCTGGCGGGGGAGCCGGAGACCTTGGGCGACCGCGGCTGA
- a CDS encoding sigma-E factor negative regulatory protein, which translates to MSHGNHQDRLNESLSALMDGEAGELELQRLLKASAASKEVGERWSRYQLAANVLRGERVVSVDRSLAANISAAIAQEEPLSQSHGEGSAANAHAARGRWRRSLSRGAVAATVALAAILGVQQLSQPQPGGDLVAGAERPEQQPVQSLPQPSGFYVPTPNTRAVSTAAPRLVPDNPVAGQAQLHQAPPPELMRHLNRVMIQHSEQAAHMGSQGMVPFARATYGEQSGQ; encoded by the coding sequence ATGTCCCACGGGAATCATCAGGATCGTCTGAACGAATCGCTATCGGCACTGATGGATGGCGAGGCCGGTGAACTGGAGCTGCAGCGTCTGCTGAAAGCCAGTGCGGCATCCAAAGAGGTGGGTGAACGCTGGTCCCGCTACCAGTTGGCCGCCAATGTGCTGCGCGGCGAGCGGGTGGTGTCGGTCGACCGCAGTTTGGCGGCGAATATCTCCGCCGCCATCGCACAGGAGGAGCCCCTGTCCCAATCGCACGGTGAGGGGAGCGCGGCGAATGCCCACGCGGCACGGGGCCGCTGGCGGCGCTCTCTGTCCCGCGGTGCAGTAGCCGCAACCGTGGCCCTTGCCGCCATCCTCGGCGTGCAACAGCTTTCCCAACCCCAGCCCGGCGGCGACTTGGTTGCCGGGGCCGAACGCCCCGAACAGCAGCCGGTGCAGTCCCTGCCACAGCCCAGTGGCTTCTATGTTCCGACACCCAATACCCGTGCGGTGAGCACCGCGGCTCCGCGCCTGGTGCCCGACAACCCGGTCGCCGGCCAGGCTCAGCTCCACCAGGCACCCCCTCCCGAGCTGATGCGCCACCTGAACCGGGTGATGATCCAACACTCCGAGCAGGCCGCGCACATGGGCAGCCAGGGCATGGTGCCTTTTGCCCGTGCCACCTACGGCGAACAGAGCGGACAGTAG